In Syngnathus acus chromosome 5, fSynAcu1.2, whole genome shotgun sequence, a genomic segment contains:
- the tbc1d20 gene encoding TBC1 domain family member 20, producing the protein MKTSGTGSSLINDDRRQRKMADIAQALQASPADVAALRRMAISEGGLLTDEMRCQVWPRLLNVPPNILEQEPETVERDNNKDYNQVLLDVQRSLRRFPPGMPDEQREGLQEELIDIILRVLKRNPQLHYYQGYHDIVVTFLLVVGERLATALVEKLSTHHLRDFMDPTMDNTKHILNYLMPIIERVKPEVHDFMQQAEVGTVFALSWLITWFGHVLADFRHVVRLYDFFLACHPLMPIYFAAVIVLHREEEVLECECDMAMVHHLLSQIPQDLPYETLISRAGDLFVQFPPSELAREAAWRDCMATTTFKDFDLASTQQRPDSVLYHRRRRQLQQQQEEVAERSKVARPSVTRRFVRLAVMGLTVALGAAALAVVNTALEWAPKLDLFP; encoded by the exons ATGAAGACATCAGGCACCGGCTCGTCACTGATAAATGACG ACCGGCGGCAGAGAAAGATGGCCGACATCGCCCAGGCCctgcaggcgagtccggccgACGTAGCGGCCCTCAGAAGGATGGCCATCAGCGAGGGCGGCCTGCTGACGGACGAGATGCGCTGTCAGGTGTGGCCGCGACTCCTCAACGTCCCGCCCAATATCTTGGAGCAGGAGCCAG AAACGGTGGAGCGGGACAACAACAAGGATTACAACCAAGTGCTACTGGACGTTCAACGCTCACTACGGAGGTTCCCTCCTG GTATGCCGGATGAGCAGCGGGAGGGGCTCCAGGAGGAGCTGATTGACATCATCCTCCGAGTCCTCAAGCGTAATCCTCAATTGCACTACTACCAAGGTTACCACGATATCGTCGTCACCTTCCTCCTGGTTGTGGGCGAGCGCTTGGCAACGGCCCTTGTAGAAAAACTCTCCACGCATCACCTCAG GGACTTCATGGACCCCACCATGGACAACACCAAACACATCCTCAACTACCTAATGCCCATCATCGAGAGGGTCAAGCCCGAGGTGCATGATTTCATGCAACA GGCGGAGGTGGGCACCGTCTTTGCTCTCAGCTGGCTGATCACCTGGTTCGGCCACGTCCTGGCAGACTTCCGCCACGTGGTGCGGTTGTACGACTTCTTCCTCGCCTGCCATCCGCTGATGCCCATCTACTTTGCGGCCGTG ATAGTCCTGCACCGAGAGGAGGAGGTGCTGGAGTGCGAATGCGACATGGCCATGGTCCATCACCTGCTGTCACAGATTCCTCAGGATCTGCCCTACGAGACCCTCATCAGCCGAGCGGGAGACCTGTTTGTCCAGTTCCCGCCATCCGAACTGGCCAGAGAGGCCGCCTGGCGCGACTG CATGGCGACCACCACGTTTaaagactttgacttggcctcGACGCAGCAGCGGCCTGACTCGGTGCTCTACCACCGCCGGCGGAGGCAActgcaacagcagcaggaggaggtggCAGAGCGCTCGAAGGTGGCCCGGCCCTCTGTGACGCGCCGCTTTGTCCGCTTGGCGGTGATGGGCCTGACGGTAGCCTTGGGGGCTGCGGCGCTTGCTGTTGTCAACACCGCCCTGGAGTGGGCCCCCAAGCTGGACCTCTTTCCATGA